The following proteins are encoded in a genomic region of Candidatus Zixiibacteriota bacterium:
- a CDS encoding alpha/beta hydrolase — protein sequence MKNLRKYGKPPFSIAVIHGGPGAAGEMAPVARELKSNWGVLEPFQTENSINGQVQELKTVLEENGVFPVILIGFSWGAWLSFIFAANYPAFLRKLILVGSGPFEEKYAVGIQKTRLNRLSQKDRKEAESLIRVLNDPAAEDKGKVFSRLGELFLRTDAYDPVTQESEAIDFRVDIFQRVWKEAEKLRRSGKLLQLGESIKCPVVAIHGDYDPHPAEGVQKPLSSVLKDFRFILLKNCGHNPWIEQKAREEFFRILREELVR from the coding sequence GTGAAAAACCTCAGGAAATACGGAAAGCCGCCATTCAGTATAGCGGTCATTCACGGTGGTCCAGGTGCGGCTGGAGAGATGGCGCCTGTGGCGCGTGAGCTCAAATCCAACTGGGGTGTTCTGGAACCTTTTCAGACCGAGAACTCTATCAATGGGCAGGTGCAAGAGTTAAAAACTGTTCTGGAGGAAAATGGAGTCTTTCCAGTCATCTTGATAGGTTTTTCCTGGGGAGCATGGCTCAGCTTCATCTTTGCTGCTAATTATCCTGCATTCTTAAGAAAACTGATACTTGTCGGAAGCGGTCCTTTTGAAGAGAAATACGCTGTAGGTATTCAGAAGACAAGATTAAACCGTCTTAGCCAGAAGGATAGAAAAGAGGCAGAATCTCTGATTAGGGTTCTCAATGACCCAGCGGCTGAAGACAAAGGCAAAGTTTTCAGCCGGTTAGGAGAATTATTTTTAAGAACCGATGCCTATGATCCGGTTACTCAGGAATCAGAAGCTATTGATTTTCGGGTCGATATTTTTCAAAGAGTATGGAAAGAGGCTGAAAAGCTGAGAAGAAGCGGAAAGCTTCTGCAACTTGGAGAATCTATCAAGTGCCCGGTGGTTGCGATCCATGGAGATTACGATCCGCATCCGGCTGAAGGTGTTCAAAAGCCTCTGTCTTCTGTCTTGAAGGACTTTCGATTCATCCTGCTAAAAAACTGTGGGCATAACCCCTGGATAGAGCAAAAAGCCAGGGAAGAGTTTTTTCGCATCCTTAGAGAGGAATTAGTCCGATAA
- a CDS encoding T9SS type A sorting domain-containing protein has translation MFSWKEVSKTALFIGIIFLLGLTGDAVAQLQTTFELDGNAISEGSKPGEDWDLVNSTGGSSEVHTGVLVDPSDSTRFTEGSKDVLDLDEWGWDNQASPPKDQITNAYAALYAGNLLYFGADRYATNGDAQIGFWLFKNPVSLITVDGKGRFAGLHAIGDILILSDFTRGGRVPNIQVFMWVGSGGTHGTLDSIPVNPSTAFAIVNPSGSPSPWPYTPKQGTPGIFPANAFFEGGLDLGALGIEACFSEFLVETRSSQSVNAELKDFAMSGFPAEPQVTVNDDSVCGGLSGHLCATVIGGALPLTYSWSGPGGFSANTECIDPTVAGTYTVTVTGSNGCEGQGSGTLVITAEPACGIAGDDTICAGTTSEFCAPAGMSSYSWSGPNGFSATTQCTGPIGVLGYYTVTIVDPYGCENTCTKKLFPVYKPACEITGADTICDGSTTEFCAPSGMSAYLWDGPEGFSATTQCTGPIGIAGIYQLRVTDVDGCENWCQKELYVKSCGVGKQGIPVALPREFSISQNYPNPFNPTCVIAYALPNDCQVKLGIYNILGQKVKVLVDEYQSAGYRSVTWDGKDDQGREISAGVYFYRIQAGSLVQVKKMVLAK, from the coding sequence ATGTTTAGTTGGAAGGAAGTTTCAAAAACTGCGTTATTTATCGGGATCATCTTCTTACTTGGACTGACTGGTGATGCTGTAGCCCAGCTTCAGACCACATTTGAACTGGATGGCAATGCCATTTCAGAAGGGTCCAAGCCAGGCGAGGACTGGGATCTGGTAAACTCAACCGGCGGTTCTTCTGAGGTTCATACCGGGGTTTTGGTAGACCCTTCTGATTCGACTCGTTTTACCGAAGGTTCCAAGGATGTGCTTGATCTGGATGAATGGGGTTGGGACAATCAAGCCTCCCCGCCTAAGGATCAGATCACTAACGCCTACGCTGCCCTTTATGCGGGAAACCTGCTTTACTTCGGTGCGGACCGATACGCCACTAATGGTGATGCTCAGATAGGGTTCTGGTTGTTTAAGAATCCTGTTTCTCTTATCACTGTAGATGGGAAAGGGAGATTTGCTGGTCTTCACGCCATCGGTGATATCCTGATTCTCAGTGACTTCACCAGGGGAGGTAGGGTACCTAATATTCAGGTCTTCATGTGGGTAGGATCAGGGGGCACTCATGGTACTCTGGACTCTATTCCAGTTAATCCCTCAACCGCCTTTGCCATTGTAAACCCCAGTGGTTCACCTTCACCCTGGCCCTATACACCCAAACAAGGTACACCGGGAATCTTCCCGGCAAATGCCTTTTTCGAGGGAGGCTTAGATTTAGGTGCACTTGGGATTGAGGCCTGTTTTTCTGAATTCTTAGTGGAAACCCGTTCTTCCCAATCGGTGAACGCAGAACTCAAGGATTTCGCAATGAGTGGTTTTCCGGCTGAGCCACAGGTAACAGTTAATGACGATTCAGTATGTGGAGGTCTTTCAGGTCACTTGTGTGCCACAGTGATTGGCGGTGCTCTGCCGTTAACCTATAGCTGGAGCGGGCCTGGTGGATTCTCAGCCAATACCGAATGCATCGACCCAACAGTAGCAGGTACTTATACAGTTACAGTAACCGGTTCAAATGGCTGTGAAGGACAGGGTTCAGGCACTTTAGTCATAACAGCAGAGCCGGCTTGTGGCATTGCCGGTGACGATACGATATGTGCTGGCACTACCTCAGAGTTCTGTGCTCCCGCCGGGATGAGCAGTTATTCCTGGAGTGGTCCTAATGGATTCAGTGCTACTACTCAGTGCACCGGACCAATTGGAGTTCTTGGTTATTATACAGTGACGATCGTTGATCCATATGGTTGTGAAAACACCTGCACCAAAAAACTTTTTCCAGTGTACAAACCCGCTTGTGAGATCACTGGTGCCGACACGATCTGTGATGGTTCTACCACTGAGTTCTGCGCTCCTTCGGGGATGAGTGCCTATCTTTGGGATGGTCCGGAGGGATTTAGTGCTACAACTCAATGCACTGGACCAATTGGAATAGCTGGTATTTATCAACTAAGGGTCACGGATGTGGATGGTTGTGAAAACTGGTGCCAAAAAGAGCTTTACGTGAAATCCTGTGGTGTAGGGAAGCAGGGAATACCAGTGGCCTTACCCCGCGAGTTCTCAATAAGCCAGAACTATCCTAATCCCTTCAATCCGACATGTGTGATCGCATACGCACTTCCGAATGACTGTCAGGTAAAACTCGGCATCTATAATATTCTTGGTCAGAAAGTTAAGGTTCTAGTAGATGAGTATCAAAGTGCTGGATACAGATCTGTAACCTGGGACGGGAAGGATGATCAGGGTCGAGAGATATCTGCTGGCGTTTACTTCTATAGGATTCAGGCTGGCAGTTTAGTCCAGGTTAAGAAAATGGTGCTAGCGAAATAA
- a CDS encoding peroxiredoxin — MDEERKQEIGKQANDFMLKDQNGKEFKLSFFKGKKVLLSFHPLAWTEVCAKQMKSLEDNKGALDSLNTVAFGLSVDTVPSKKAWAESLGIKETPLLSDFWPHGEVAKAYGIFRERHGSSERSNIILDEDQKIIFFKVYEISKLPDINEIINFIRNFK, encoded by the coding sequence ATGGACGAGGAAAGAAAACAAGAGATAGGCAAGCAGGCTAACGACTTTATGCTCAAAGACCAGAACGGCAAGGAATTCAAGCTGTCGTTCTTTAAGGGTAAAAAGGTTCTTCTCTCTTTCCATCCCCTGGCATGGACTGAGGTGTGCGCTAAGCAGATGAAATCGCTGGAGGATAACAAAGGTGCTCTGGACTCTTTGAACACTGTTGCCTTCGGTTTGAGCGTTGACACGGTCCCTTCAAAGAAAGCTTGGGCCGAAAGTCTGGGAATAAAGGAGACCCCGTTATTATCAGATTTCTGGCCTCACGGCGAGGTGGCAAAAGCTTACGGGATTTTCCGGGAGAGACATGGATCCTCTGAAAGGTCAAACATAATTCTGGACGAAGACCAGAAGATTATTTTCTTCAAAGTGTATGAAATAAGCAAGCTGCCGGATATAAACGAGATAATAAATTTTATCAGGAATTTTAAGTGA
- a CDS encoding metallophosphoesterase: MNWVRSARLLTYRLKMKIMHFLLFFIIVLTIYGLINYYIFIRGLQAIPHASALRIYYPIIFWFAVLSFILGRIMEGFWFSKISQILIWVGSFWLGAMVYFLLIVLLLDFLRLLNHWFPLFPTFITSNYVRTKQVAALVAIGVVAITVFVGYINALNPRIRTLNLTIPKKANGLRTVNLAVVSDIHLGTIVGSSRFNRIVDRINQLHPDIVILPGDIVDEDLGPVIKQNLGETLKNIKSVFGVVAITGNHEYIGGVEKACKYLADHNVLMLRDSILKVNNSFYLVGREDRSIKGFTGKQRKPLEKLMAQVDKSYPIILLDHQPLNLSQAVVSGADLQISGHTHHGQIWPLTYITDLIYEVSCGYKKKGNTQIYVSSGAGTWGPPIRIGTIPEIVNIKLSFQ; this comes from the coding sequence ATGAATTGGGTCAGGAGCGCAAGGCTCCTGACCTACCGTTTAAAGATGAAAATAATGCACTTCCTCCTTTTTTTCATAATTGTCCTCACAATTTATGGGCTGATAAATTATTATATTTTCATTCGGGGATTGCAGGCTATTCCACACGCTTCCGCTCTCAGAATATATTACCCGATTATATTCTGGTTCGCGGTGCTCTCGTTCATTCTTGGCAGAATTATGGAAGGCTTCTGGTTTTCCAAAATCAGCCAAATTTTGATCTGGGTCGGCTCCTTCTGGTTGGGCGCCATGGTTTATTTCCTGTTAATTGTGCTGCTTTTAGATTTTTTAAGATTGCTCAACCACTGGTTCCCGCTTTTCCCAACATTTATCACGTCAAACTACGTGAGAACAAAACAGGTTGCCGCTCTGGTTGCTATCGGGGTTGTGGCGATTACAGTTTTCGTAGGTTATATTAACGCTTTGAATCCCAGAATCAGAACTCTTAATCTGACTATTCCTAAAAAAGCAAATGGCCTGAGAACGGTGAATCTTGCGGTTGTATCGGACATTCACCTGGGTACGATTGTCGGCAGCTCAAGATTTAACCGTATCGTTGATAGAATCAACCAGTTGCATCCGGATATAGTCATCTTGCCTGGAGATATAGTTGATGAGGATCTTGGTCCGGTGATCAAACAGAACTTAGGTGAGACATTGAAGAACATAAAATCTGTGTTTGGAGTAGTCGCCATCACCGGGAATCACGAATATATTGGAGGCGTTGAAAAAGCCTGTAAGTATCTGGCTGATCATAATGTCTTAATGTTGAGGGACAGCATCTTGAAAGTGAATAACAGTTTTTACCTTGTGGGAAGAGAGGACAGATCGATAAAAGGATTTACTGGCAAGCAGCGTAAGCCTCTGGAAAAACTAATGGCGCAGGTCGACAAAAGTTATCCCATTATTCTGCTTGACCACCAGCCGCTTAACCTGTCGCAAGCAGTGGTAAGCGGCGCAGATCTCCAGATCTCCGGGCATACTCATCACGGTCAAATCTGGCCGTTGACTTACATAACTGACTTGATTTATGAAGTGAGCTGTGGCTATAAGAAAAAAGGGAATACTCAGATTTACGTCTCCTCCGGTGCTGGCACCTGGGGTCCACCGATACGCATTGGGACCATCCCTGAAATTGTGAATATTAAGCTGAGCTTTCAATAA
- a CDS encoding carbohydrate binding family 9 domain-containing protein produces MKNRKRFLSLFSLSLLLLFIPANLFANQVEEDSVKSITAYRINGGVKIDGVLDEDCWSKEEKSGGFVQADPHDGEPATESTYVQVCYDNQALYVAVTCMENEPDKILEILTRRDRFSSSDAVNLGIDSYHDHQTGYMFKTYSSGTQCDIYYFNDGAEDDSWDAVWESAVKIGKDLWTVEYKIPFSCLRFSKGDNYTWGFYVSRNLMHNQETDRWVRIPSNQAGYVSRWGHLTGIKDIDPPVHLEILPYVVSTEKTEPERLGNPDGREFFGNVGVDLKYGLTPNLTLDATVNPDFGQVEIDEIVLNLSNYETFYQEKRPFFLEGAKIFEPIQTDLCQLFYSRRIGKDPGYDDSAEYYYHRPASTTILAAAKITGKTKGGTTIGFLNAVTDREKADFWHLDGYRTKRVIEPEANYNVIRLSQDIFKNSVIGIMSTAVNQKGKTPSYAAGLDWNLRFLKQNYSFIGQTYGSSNGERERGVGYLTALGKEGGEHWRGNVVWFYLDKKINTNRLGYMKRNDLQGGSIWIQYKTQKESWIIRNSWNNFNLSYDANLNHDRLDWGFNFNSSVQLTNGWNVGGGFYSDLGVTYTDWEIPSQLLKIPIGRSGWFNLNTDERKKVSGGINYELGNYWDGVSESIDLWVTLKPRSNLELILEPNWNRMRDISRFVGYAQDASDSSSLYIFGKQAVDRAGLDFRGTYTFTRDLTIQLYTQFFFATGKYTDLERFYPADRFSPLGNIINFSQFRNDFHRREFASNLILRWEYRPGSTLYLVWTQGRYNYEAGDFNLRKDFSKLFDTISDNIFLIKTNYWFNL; encoded by the coding sequence ATGAAAAATCGAAAAAGGTTTCTTAGTTTATTTTCCCTGTCTCTTCTTCTCCTTTTTATTCCTGCAAATCTGTTTGCTAATCAAGTTGAAGAAGATAGTGTAAAAAGCATCACCGCTTACAGGATTAATGGCGGGGTGAAGATCGACGGGGTATTGGATGAAGACTGCTGGAGCAAAGAGGAAAAATCAGGAGGTTTCGTGCAGGCCGACCCGCATGACGGCGAGCCTGCCACTGAATCTACCTACGTGCAGGTGTGTTATGACAACCAGGCGCTTTATGTAGCTGTTACCTGCATGGAAAACGAGCCGGATAAGATTTTGGAAATCCTTACCCGCAGGGACCGCTTCAGCTCAAGCGATGCAGTCAATCTGGGGATCGATTCCTACCACGATCACCAGACCGGCTACATGTTCAAGACTTATTCTTCAGGCACCCAGTGCGACATCTATTATTTTAACGACGGTGCGGAGGACGACTCCTGGGATGCGGTGTGGGAATCTGCAGTTAAAATCGGAAAAGACCTCTGGACAGTTGAGTATAAGATACCTTTTTCCTGTTTGAGGTTTTCCAAAGGCGACAACTACACCTGGGGATTTTATGTCTCACGTAACCTGATGCATAATCAGGAAACTGATCGCTGGGTGAGGATTCCTTCAAATCAAGCCGGATATGTGTCCAGATGGGGACATCTGACCGGAATAAAAGACATTGACCCTCCTGTGCATTTAGAGATTTTGCCCTACGTAGTCTCCACGGAAAAAACAGAGCCTGAGAGACTGGGAAACCCGGATGGAAGGGAGTTTTTCGGAAATGTCGGTGTCGATTTAAAATACGGATTAACCCCGAATTTGACTCTGGATGCTACTGTCAACCCTGATTTTGGGCAGGTAGAAATCGATGAGATCGTTTTAAACCTCTCCAATTATGAGACTTTTTATCAGGAAAAAAGACCATTTTTCTTAGAAGGTGCCAAGATTTTCGAGCCGATCCAGACCGACCTGTGCCAGCTTTTCTATTCGCGAAGAATCGGCAAGGACCCTGGTTATGATGACTCGGCTGAATATTACTACCATCGCCCCGCCTCGACAACTATATTAGCCGCTGCAAAAATTACCGGTAAGACAAAAGGAGGGACAACTATTGGATTTCTCAATGCGGTAACTGACCGGGAAAAAGCCGATTTCTGGCATCTGGACGGATATCGCACCAAAAGAGTAATCGAGCCAGAAGCAAATTATAACGTCATTAGACTCAGCCAGGATATCTTCAAGAATTCCGTAATAGGAATTATGAGTACGGCGGTCAACCAGAAGGGAAAAACCCCTTCTTATGCCGCTGGTCTGGACTGGAACCTGCGTTTCCTGAAACAAAACTATTCTTTTATAGGTCAGACCTACGGGAGCTCTAACGGAGAAAGGGAAAGGGGTGTGGGGTATTTGACTGCCCTGGGAAAAGAAGGAGGGGAGCACTGGAGAGGGAACGTTGTCTGGTTCTATCTGGATAAAAAGATCAATACCAATCGCCTGGGATATATGAAAAGGAACGATCTGCAAGGAGGCAGCATATGGATTCAATATAAAACCCAGAAGGAATCCTGGATAATAAGAAACTCCTGGAACAATTTTAACCTATCCTATGATGCCAATTTGAATCACGATCGCCTGGATTGGGGTTTCAATTTCAACAGCTCAGTTCAATTGACCAATGGCTGGAATGTCGGAGGAGGGTTCTACAGCGACTTAGGAGTGACTTATACTGACTGGGAAATCCCTTCCCAGCTTTTGAAAATCCCGATCGGAAGAAGCGGTTGGTTCAATCTAAACACGGATGAAAGAAAAAAAGTTTCCGGAGGTATTAACTACGAGCTGGGAAACTATTGGGACGGGGTTTCCGAGAGCATTGATCTCTGGGTGACCTTGAAGCCACGCTCAAATCTTGAGCTTATCCTGGAGCCGAACTGGAACCGTATGCGGGATATAAGCCGGTTCGTGGGATATGCTCAGGATGCCTCTGATTCCTCCTCCCTTTACATCTTCGGAAAACAAGCAGTTGACCGGGCAGGTCTGGACTTTAGAGGAACCTACACCTTTACCAGAGATTTGACTATTCAGCTTTACACCCAATTCTTTTTCGCTACGGGAAAATATACTGACCTTGAGAGATTCTATCCGGCAGACAGGTTTTCTCCTCTCGGAAACATTATCAATTTCAGCCAATTTCGAAATGATTTTCACAGACGGGAGTTTGCTTCGAATCTGATTTTGAGATGGGAATATAGGCCAGGCAGCACTTTGTATTTAGTCTGGACACAGGGCAGGTACAATTATGAAGCAGGTGATTTCAATCTTAGAAAGGACTTCTCCAAATTGTTCGATACGATTTCAGACAATATCTTCTTAATCAAAACCAATTATTGGTTCAACCTGTAG
- a CDS encoding glycosyltransferase — protein MPDARVLISANYLSDLSLINSILFILILITCFCCLLILYSVFSMTKKSILPAQGKVNTPPVSILKPLQGISPELKGNLATFCNLDYPEYELIFCVEKKEDPALQVVKELQTECPQAKIKIATEDSHPGYNPKVRNLIRGMNKASYDLILISDADVRVEKNYLRDLTTLIEDLKVGIVTNLIRGKGNSSLGSILENLNLNFFVLGGTCFLYHFFDYTCITGKSILFRKAEIEKMGGFPSIKNFLAEDQILQKKFERFGKKVILSPCLITSNTSQRTLVRFFKRNVRWSQMRVQLGGIGYLSELMVNPVLFATLLCFISLFSAFSLKVLVAISIFKIIVESTQGKLIQTQAGFFSYLLVPLKDLLIGIIWFSPFFKTSVEWRGSKFKLRRYTELEPL, from the coding sequence ATGCCCGACGCCAGAGTTCTAATCTCAGCCAATTATCTAAGCGACTTGAGCCTAATAAATTCAATCCTTTTCATCTTAATCCTCATCACCTGTTTTTGCTGTTTGCTTATCCTCTACAGCGTCTTCAGCATGACCAAAAAATCGATTCTCCCCGCACAGGGCAAAGTGAATACCCCTCCTGTTTCCATCTTAAAACCGCTGCAGGGAATCTCTCCGGAGCTAAAAGGAAATCTTGCCACTTTCTGCAATCTGGATTATCCGGAATACGAGCTAATCTTCTGTGTGGAAAAAAAAGAAGACCCGGCGCTTCAGGTGGTAAAGGAACTTCAAACTGAATGCCCGCAAGCGAAAATTAAAATTGCCACTGAGGATAGCCATCCGGGTTATAATCCAAAGGTCAGGAACCTCATCCGGGGGATGAATAAAGCCTCTTATGATTTAATCCTGATAAGCGATGCAGACGTTCGTGTGGAGAAGAATTATCTTCGTGACTTGACCACTTTGATTGAAGACCTGAAAGTTGGGATTGTAACCAATCTGATCCGGGGAAAAGGAAATAGTTCCTTAGGCTCGATCCTGGAAAATCTGAATTTAAACTTTTTTGTTTTGGGAGGAACCTGTTTTCTTTATCATTTCTTCGATTATACCTGTATTACTGGTAAATCCATCCTATTTAGAAAAGCTGAAATAGAGAAAATGGGTGGTTTTCCCAGTATAAAAAATTTCCTGGCAGAAGACCAGATTTTGCAAAAGAAGTTCGAACGTTTTGGGAAAAAAGTAATCCTTTCCCCTTGCCTGATCACCAGCAACACCAGTCAGAGAACCCTGGTAAGATTCTTCAAACGAAACGTGCGCTGGTCCCAGATGCGCGTGCAGTTAGGTGGAATAGGGTACCTCTCTGAGCTTATGGTCAACCCGGTCCTGTTTGCTACGCTCCTTTGTTTTATTTCCTTATTTTCTGCTTTTTCCCTTAAGGTTCTTGTAGCGATCAGCATTTTCAAGATAATAGTTGAATCGACTCAAGGAAAACTCATCCAGACGCAAGCAGGATTTTTCTCATATCTTCTGGTTCCACTAAAAGACCTCCTGATAGGGATAATCTGGTTTTCACCTTTTTTCAAAACCTCAGTCGAATGGCGCGGGTCCAAATTCAAGCTGAGAAGATATACTGAATTGGAACCCCTTTAG
- a CDS encoding polysaccharide deacetylase family protein, with amino-acid sequence MNIALILSQLEVTGAEAYAVSLADYLIRRGHTVTIVSDTLTLKTSAQYLKMDLNHRSFPNRLKHIYLLSRLIKEKDVDILHAFSRASGWVSFFASRICGIPLITTVHGRQHLHLSRKILKGFGNYIIAVCENIKDHLVEDLGVKEKKIEVIRNGFDFEEFKKCAEIKPEENLVSLIGRLSGPKGEVAYQIIKEVLSNVPGIKVNVIGGSPAPERFKKLSRTNPEINFLGFKEDILHQISKSQVVIGSGRIAISSLALGVPTIAVGESCSIGLVTRENISEALKSNFGDIAKTPSFDYGKIRADLIYALKEKPDDSGLKAIIQEQFDIEKVGKRIESIYRKLIAYKKKKEIPILAYHRVVESSSEAGRHGIYVTRENFDWQMEYLKKKWFVTLTFRDYANLTEEQKKYGKYIFLTFDDGYEDNYRVAFPILRKYGFKATVFLVADKQTNEWDRAESSEPEVRLLSKGEILEMKKHGIEFGSHTLTHSDLTKIPLEAAKKEIFESKKKIEEIIQDEVITFAYPYGKLNQNLKEFVKQAGYKFGIATDSGSAALDVDWYEIRRILLFPKTGKRSFRRKVSGRYNFWKRKEKKINQIKENT; translated from the coding sequence ATGAACATCGCCTTAATCTTATCCCAGCTTGAAGTAACCGGAGCTGAAGCCTACGCAGTCTCTCTGGCTGACTATCTTATCAGGCGCGGTCATACGGTCACAATCGTATCTGATACCCTGACTCTTAAGACCTCTGCCCAATACCTGAAAATGGATCTGAACCACAGGTCCTTTCCGAACCGGCTCAAGCATATATACCTGCTTTCCAGGTTAATAAAAGAAAAAGATGTCGACATTCTTCACGCCTTTTCCCGTGCTTCTGGCTGGGTTAGCTTCTTCGCCTCCAGGATTTGTGGAATACCTCTTATTACCACTGTCCATGGGAGGCAGCATCTACACCTCTCTAGAAAAATCTTGAAGGGATTTGGCAATTACATAATCGCCGTCTGCGAAAACATAAAAGACCATCTAGTCGAGGACTTAGGTGTGAAGGAGAAAAAAATCGAGGTTATCAGAAACGGTTTTGATTTTGAGGAATTCAAAAAATGTGCAGAGATAAAACCTGAGGAAAACTTAGTCTCACTTATCGGAAGATTGTCTGGTCCAAAAGGAGAGGTCGCTTATCAGATAATAAAAGAAGTTTTATCAAATGTCCCGGGAATAAAAGTCAACGTAATTGGAGGTAGCCCCGCACCAGAAAGGTTCAAAAAACTATCCAGAACCAATCCTGAAATAAACTTCCTGGGATTCAAAGAAGACATTTTACATCAAATCAGCAAATCTCAAGTCGTCATCGGGTCTGGCAGAATTGCCATCTCCAGCCTTGCCCTCGGAGTTCCAACTATTGCTGTCGGGGAATCCTGTTCAATCGGGCTGGTTACCAGAGAGAATATATCCGAAGCCTTAAAAAGCAATTTTGGAGACATCGCCAAAACCCCTTCTTTCGATTATGGGAAAATCAGAGCAGATCTAATCTATGCTCTCAAAGAAAAACCTGATGATTCAGGTCTAAAGGCGATCATCCAGGAACAATTCGACATCGAAAAGGTGGGAAAAAGAATTGAATCCATCTACCGGAAATTGATCGCTTACAAGAAAAAGAAAGAAATACCTATCCTCGCCTATCATAGAGTAGTTGAAAGTTCATCCGAAGCTGGAAGGCATGGAATTTATGTAACCAGAGAAAACTTCGACTGGCAGATGGAGTATCTGAAAAAGAAATGGTTCGTCACCCTGACCTTCAGAGATTATGCCAATTTAACCGAAGAGCAAAAAAAATATGGAAAATATATTTTTCTGACTTTTGATGATGGGTATGAGGACAATTACCGGGTCGCTTTTCCGATATTGAGAAAATACGGGTTCAAAGCCACGGTTTTCCTGGTGGCTGACAAACAGACAAACGAATGGGACAGGGCCGAATCCTCTGAGCCGGAAGTGAGATTGCTTTCAAAAGGAGAAATCTTGGAGATGAAAAAACACGGAATAGAATTTGGCTCCCATACCCTGACCCATTCAGACTTGACCAAAATCCCGCTCGAAGCAGCAAAAAAGGAAATTTTTGAATCCAAAAAGAAAATAGAAGAAATTATACAAGATGAAGTGATAACTTTTGCCTATCCTTATGGAAAGCTGAACCAGAATTTAAAAGAATTCGTCAAACAAGCGGGCTATAAATTTGGAATAGCCACAGATTCAGGTTCGGCAGCCCTGGATGTGGACTGGTATGAAATAAGAAGGATTCTCCTCTTCCCCAAAACAGGCAAAAGAAGCTTCAGGCGAAAAGTAAGCGGCCGTTATAATTTCTGGAAGAGGAAAGAGAAGAAAATAAATCAAATTAAAGAAAATACTTAG
- a CDS encoding ubiquinol-cytochrome c reductase iron-sulfur subunit: MDLKDEKKISRRTFLDYALGGSIVVSALAVLGSIFTYVYPPRKEGGAEKAEKVEAGPVGDLPVGKAKPVVYQGKNVMVMHVQAGFFAVDMKCTHLGCMVEWETDSQTLKCPCHAAFFDYQGKVISGPAPKPLPQYKVEVAKDVIYVAGLA; this comes from the coding sequence ATGGATCTAAAAGACGAAAAGAAGATCTCCCGCAGGACTTTTCTGGATTATGCGCTTGGTGGCTCTATAGTTGTGTCTGCTCTGGCAGTTCTGGGCTCGATTTTCACCTACGTTTATCCCCCGAGGAAGGAAGGGGGAGCGGAAAAGGCGGAAAAGGTAGAGGCGGGACCAGTGGGTGATTTACCTGTCGGAAAAGCCAAGCCGGTGGTCTATCAGGGGAAAAACGTTATGGTGATGCACGTTCAGGCAGGATTTTTTGCGGTGGATATGAAATGCACTCATTTAGGATGTATGGTGGAATGGGAAACCGATTCGCAAACTTTAAAATGCCCTTGTCATGCCGCATTTTTCGATTATCAGGGCAAGGTGATCTCAGGACCCGCACCCAAGCCTTTGCCTCAATATAAAGTTGAGGTAGCAAAAGACGTAATCTATGTCGCAGGATTAGCTTAA